GGGTGCAACGGTAAAGCGAGTTTCCATACTTTCACAAATTTATAAACCGGAGATTTTTGGGCAGCATCAATTGTAGAATCAGCAATTCCATTCAACTTAGCTTGTTTAATAACTTCCGGGTCAAATGGGTCTAAATAGATATCCAAATGATTGTCAACAAGCTTATCATCAGCAGAAGCTGCTACATTTTCAATTTTGTCAGCATCATAGAGCATCACACCTAAATAACGGATTCTGCCAACGCAAGAGTGAAAACATGCCGGTGCTTGTCCGGACTCAAGTCTGGGATAACACAAAACACATTTTTCAGATTTACCGGTGTTCCAATTATAATAGCTCTTTTTGTAAGGGCAAGCGGTAACACACATTCTCCAAGCGCGACAACGCTCTTGATTGATAAGTACAACTCCATCCTCTCCTCTTTTATAGATTGCGCCTGAGGGACAAGCAGCAACACACGCAGGATTCAGACAGTGGTTACAAATTCTGGGTAAATAATGGAAAGTCATACGCTCTAACTGGAACATGGCTTCTTGTTCAGCAGGTGTTAATTTATCCAGATTGACATCTTGTCGTGCATAATCCGGAGAACCACCCATATCATCATCCCAATTTGGACCGGCTTTTACATCAATGTGTTCACCTGTAACCAGAGAAACAGGGCGAGCAGTAGGCTGGTCATCACCTTCGGGAGCAGTAAACAAATCTTGATACTTGTATGTCCATGGTTCATAATAATCATCAAGCACGGGTAAATGTGGGTTATGAAAAATATTTTTCAATCCTTTGAACTTCCCTGCGCCTTTTAGTGAAACCGTATCTCCGTTTTTCTCCCAACCGCCTTTGTATATATCCTGATCTTCCCACTTAGTAGGGTAACCCGTACCCGGTTTTGTTTCCACATTATTCCACCACATATACTCTGCACCCTTGCGATCAGTCCAGATATTTTTGCAAGCTATTGAACATGTATGACATCCGATACATTTATCGAGATGAAAAACCATAGAAACCTGAGATCTAATATCCATAATTTAGTTTTTTATGTTTAATAATTAAAATTCTACTCTTTCCATTTTCCTAACCAATACGTGTGTATCTCTGTTAGCTCCCACGGGTCCCCAATAATTGAAGTGAAATGAAAACTGCCCGTACCCCCCCGTCATCAAGTTGGGTTTTAAGTGAACTCTGGTAAAGCTATTGTGCCCCCCTGCCCTTCTTCCGCCTCGCTCCTGAGATTTAGGTACAGAATAAGTTCTTTCGGGTGAGTGGTACACAATACAAACACCTTTTGGAATCCTTGCACTCACACACGCTCTCGTACAATAAACCCCGTGGTCATTATATACCTCAACCCAATCATTGTCTTTAATACCAAGTTCTGCTGCATCTGCTTCACTAATCCAGCAAGGTTCGATACCGCGAGAAAGTGTCAACATCCTCAATGTATCACCATAGGTGGAATGAATATGCCATTTACCATGAGGAGTAAGCACATTCAGCATTTTTGCTTTGCCGTCATTGACAGTTTTACGCAAATCTCCATATACTTGAGGAGTTGGCGAAGGTTTATAGGTTGCCAAGTTCTCACCAAATTCGAGATATCCGTCATGGTCTAAATAAAAATGCTGACGACCGGACAAAGTCCTCCAAGGTACAAGCCTGTCCACGTTATAAGTGTAAGCACAATATGCTCTGCCGTTATTCATCAAGCCTGACCAAAGAGGTGAATTATTGTAACGCCTGGGCTGAGCTTGTAAATCTTTGTAATCAATCTTTACATCTTTGCTTCCTTCGCCCAAATCAACCAAATCCAAACCGGTTTTCTTCTCCATGTTTTCATAGGCTCTTACGGTAAGTTTACCATTGGTGAGAGTTGACAATGTAAGTACTGCATTAACGGCTTCTACATCTTCTTTGATAGATGGATATTCCACTCCGTTTACTTTCTGAACATGGCGTTTATCCAAAATCATTTCATTGTAAACGTCTTCTGCCATATAGGACACCCCATGCGCTCCCAACGGTTTGGAATGCATATTAGGTCCGAGCGAAATATATTTATTATAAATCTGAGTGTAATCTCGGTCAATAAACACAAGCTTATGCATTGATTTACCGGGCTCGGGCTCACATTCTCCTTTAGCCCAATCCAACATACGCGGTTGCGTAATTTCATCTGCTGAGTCATGTGACAAAGGGGCATTTACAACGTCTTTAACAGGCTCGGGCAAATGCGTGCAAGCAAGTTCACTCACTTTCTTTGCTAAAGCTTGAAAAATCTGCCAGTCTGATTTAGATTCCCAAACGGGTGCCACAGCAGCGGAAAGCGGGTGTATGAAAGAGTGTAAGTCGGTGGAATTAATATCTGCTTTTTCATACCAAGAAGCGGTTGCCAGCACAATATCAGAATACAAAGCAGATGTATCCATACGAAAGTTTATATCCACTATCAAATCCATTTTGCCTTTGGGAGCTTCACGCCATATTAGTTCATGCACGTGTGGTTGAGCCACTTCATCAGCAATTTTGTTATTGTGTGTACCTAAATAGTGGTCGAGCATGTATTCATGCCCTTTGGCACTAGACATCAGCGCGTTTCCACGCCAAATAAACCAATTTCTCGGGAAATTGATTTCATCATCAGGGTCTGCCACTGAGTGCATTAATTCTTTTGATTTAAGTTTATCTACAATATGCCTCCTGATGCCATCTTCGTCTTTTGCACCGGCAGCTATAGCGTCATTTATAACATCCTGATTGTTCTTGTTATATTGTGGGAAAAAAGGCATCCAACCGTTTCGCACCGACATGACAGTCCAGTCCGCAGAGTGCATCTTGCCATATTTACTATCTTTTGGGACTTTATTGTATTCAACTTGATTATTATCATACCTCCATTGGTCAGAATTGATATAGTGCCAAATGGGAGCCTGCTGTAACCTGTTTGCAGGAATCCAATCCTTTGCTGACATAATGGTTCCCCAAGAATCTACAGGCGCCAATTTTTCCTGACCTACATAGTGGTTCATTCCTCCTCCGTTTACACCATTACATCCGGTAAGCATCTGAGCCATAATTGCTGCACGATACATCAAATTTCCATGAAACCAATGGTTGATAGCTGCACCCACAATTACCATACATTTTCCATTGGTAATTTCAGCTGTATCAGCCCATTCGTGAGCAAACTTAATAACGGTGTCTCTACCAACTCCTGTGAATATTTCCTGCCAAGCGGGTGTGTATGCTTGTTTGTCATCGTTGTAGTCAGTCGGATATTCGCCTTGCAATCCTCTGCCAACACCATATTGCCCCATGGTAAGGTCATAGACTGTGGTTACGGGCACTTTTGTACCATCGATTGTTTCAATTAATTTAACCGGCACACCACGCACAGCCGTTTTGTCAAGACCAAACTCCAAAAATTCAACATTATAAACTTCATCGTTTTTGTTGAGCAATGTCAGCATGGGTTCATAAGGTTTGTTATCCAAGAAATCTTCATATTTAAGATTCCAATTTCCTTTTTTCTCTTCCGCCCAGCGGCTTCCCATGGATCCTTTAGGACAAACAAGATTGCCGGACTTCTCATCAATATTGAGAAATTGCCAATCACCATTCTCGACATCCTTATATTTCTTTACTCTGTTCGCTCTCAGCATTCTGCCGGGCTTATAGCAATCACCTGATTTATCAAGTTCTACCAAAAAAGGACAGTCGGTATAACGTTTTGCATAATCAATAAAATAAGGTACTTGTCTGTCCGCATGGTATTCTTTCAGGATTACATGTGTTACTCCCATCCAAAATGCACCGTCAGAGCCTGCATGGCACGGTATCCATTGGTCTGCATGTTTTGCCACCATACTGAAATCGGGCGACATCACTACCGTCTTAGTCCCATTGTGTTTGGACTCGGAGAAGAAGTGAATATCCGGAGTTCTTGTCATACCTAAATTGGCACCCATGGATACGCAGAATTTGGAGTTGTACCAGTCAGCACTTTCGCAAACGTCTGTTTGCTCTCCCCAAACTTCCGGAAATGCAGGAGGCAAATCACAATACCAATCATAGAAACTGAGATTTACACCTCCCATTAATTGAAGATACCGTGCACCTGAAGCATAGCTAAGCATGGACATAGCCGGTATTGGCGAAAAACCAATAATTCTGTCCGGTCCATATTTTTTAATGGTATAAATATTTGCAGCCGCAATGAGTTCGAGCACTTCATCCCATTTGGCACGTCTGAAACCGCCTTTGCCTCTTGCACGCTGATATCTTTTTCTTTTCTCAGGGCTATTTTGCAAGTTTGCCCAAGCTTTAACTGGGTCTCCATTAGCATTTTTCTTTTCTTCATTAAACAAATCCATTAAAGCACCGCGCATCAAAGGGTATTTTACTCTGATTGGGCTATACAGATACCATGAATAAGAGATTCCTCGCTGACATCCACGCGGTTCGTATGGTGGCAAAGAGTTTTCAAGCAAGGGATAATCAAGTGCTTGGGTCTCCCAAACCACAATCCCGTCCTTTACGTGAATATTCCATGAACATCCACCTGTACAGTTCACTCCATGAGTGCTTCGCACCACCTTATCGTATTGCCAGCGGTTACGATAAAACTCCTCCCATTTTCTGGTTTGTGGAGATATAATGTCTTCTATCCAGCTCATAGTTTTTGTTTTTTATTGATTAAATTGATTCGATTTGTCTGTTAAAAATTTCTCTTTTGACGGTGTATTTTTTCCTACCATACCATAAAATCCAATAAATAAGAAGCAGTCCGATTATGCCACCGCTACCTCCGTACAATAAAGGATTGAAAGAAGATGCAACCTGATTTGCTTTGTCTTTATCAACTTTGTTTAAAAATGCCACTATATTTCCGATTTCTTCATCTGTCATCGGATGGTCTTTATAAGATTCTGTCATGGCAGGGAATGGAGGCGCACCCAGAATTCCTTTCAAACCGGCATCTCCTCCCATTCTGCTAAACACATCGGTCAAATCTTTTGCTAACAGACCACCTTCAAGCACACCTTTATAATTAATATTATGACATGAAATACATGCAGGTCCGTGGTTTGACAACCTTTGAATTCCTTCAAAAATAAATTTGCCTTTTTGTATATCCGCCTCGGTTGCGTTATCGGATTCATTTGAAGCTACACTCGCAATTTGAGCATCAGCACCGGTGTATCCGCCTTTACTTGCTATGAAAGTAAAAATAGCTTTGATATCATTATCTGATAATGCTTGATCCGGCATAATCAAACCGCCAAATTCATCTGAAATTGCTTTTGCATCCGGATCGCCACTTTTGATTAGTGTTTGAGAAGATTTGGTCCATTTCAGCAACCAATCTGCTGAACGCAAAGCGGTTACTCCTAATAGGTCTGGACCTACAAGACGTCCCCCTCCTATTTTATGACACGAAGCACAATTTTTAGTAAATATTTCTTCCCCATTTTGTCCAAAACTCACAGTTGAAATGCTGAGCATCAGGAATGTCAAAACTAACATTATTAATATTTTATGAGACTCAAAAAGGTTCTTTTGTATGGATTGCAAACCGGTTTTCATAAGCATTTATTTTAGTTAGATAAATATTGAATTGTATTTGGTTCTTCTGCATTTGACAAAACAAACCAAGCCTGCATAAAAAATATATGATATGATTTTTCTCAATATTCTACATGAGATATATCATGTTTAATTATGACTATTATCATGTTTTAGTTAAATTAGAATTCTGATTCAACATTTAAACAACGTATGATTTAACTAAAATATAGGTGATGTATTCTTTTAGATAAGAAACAATTACAGCACTGTCAACAATGGTTCTAAATAAGAAGAATCAGGCTTTTATTTTCTGAGCTGTCTTTTTTGACTTGAAATAACAACAAGCAAAATAATTGTTCCGAGTGCAGGAATTAAGAGCAAAAACAAACCGAATTTTAATTTTTTCTTCCCTGTAATCGGGTCATAAGAGAAACAAGATAAAACCGAATTATTATGAGGCAGTGGATAAGAAATAACAAATTCATTATGAATGGATTTGAGCATAACTTCTAATGCTCTGACATCCCTAATCCCGATAAGTTTTTTAATAATATAACCGTTGCCATTGATTCCCACCAACAAAGCATCATGTTCATACTGTCTTGTAACACTGTCCCATTGTGAGTGAAAACCAACCGATTCAATTAACTCATTAATCTGATAAGTCGTACCAAAGACCCATCTTTCATCATCGTTCAGTCCCAAGAGTTGGGCGTAATTGTTCAAATCAACTTTAGTATCTGCGGTATCAAAGCTGACAACCAAAACTTTGAACTTTAGCTTAGGATTAAGTCTGGTAATATTCTCTTTTAAATTACTCAATAAAGGAGAGCACACTCCGGTACAGCGTGTAAAAACCAAAGCAAGGATTAGAGGCTCTCTGTTATAGAGATTCGACAGTTTAAGCTCCTCTCCTTGCGTTGTCTGTATTTGAATATTTTCTACCTTTGTATAAAGCCTATCTTCTTCCGACAAATTATACTCAGATGTCTGAGCAAATGAGATTCCTAAGTTAAATAGAACTAATGCGAAGAGGGCGAAAATACTTTTATGCATTTTTTGAAAATATCTACAAAGATAAGTATCATCCCCAATAGATATATGATTGCAAACCAGGCTGCTGCAGTGGCGAACAAAGCGGCTCTGGTAAATTCTGCAGGATAAACTGAATATCTTCTGGGAATTGATTCTGCTCCACCACAATAAAACATCAGGACAAAACCAAAGCCACCTACAATTAACAAAGTCAATTTGAGTTTTCTCATTGGGTCTGTATGACTACCTGAAAATTCGTTGGCTACCCATGTAAAGAACCCCAAAATAAGCAACACATTACCTAATGCATTATACGTATGGAAGTGAGCAGGCACCCATAGTGTGTTGTGCAAGAAAATATTATTAGAAATAGTTGAGTCAATCAATGCGCCTACTCCCCCAATAATCCATCCGGTAATACCAATGAAAAATAGAAGATTTGTAATTGTCCATTTGATTTTGTGCCCATATAACAACACTATTACACTTATGATGGTTACAACTGCAGAAGGAATACTTGCAAAATAAGATGCAAACTGCCCAAACATTTGAAGTCCAAGCGGTTGCACAAAATCCATATATAAGTGATGGAAGTATGCTGTTAACACAAACAACAAAGTAAAATTCCAACCCAAAGAAACATACCAAGTGGTTTTGAACTTAGGACGTCCGCTTATTTCAGGTAACAACTCATACACAATTGCCAACCCAAGATAAAGAGACTCATTGGCAATAGTATGACCGAAGAAATAAATTAAGTTTTTCATTAATAATGGGTCGCTTTTAAATGCACCATCAGAATACCATTCTGCGAAAGATAAAATTAGGATTACAACTGCGGTCAACAAACAAAGAACAACGCCTACAAGCGAAATTGCTGAAATCAATACCAAAGGAGGTGTTTGAACTTCGGGAGTTTGTTTAGAAAGATGTTGCCACGCAAATGTTTCTCTAAGAGAATATTTCTTAAAAATAGCAACTAATAAGCCTATTGACCAAACTAACCATCCTACACCCAATACAGTCAAACTCCAAAAAAACAATGGTGTAGCCCAAGACTCCCATTCACCAATGTTCAGAAATGGCAATGGATATAAGAAAGTCCATCCGGCATGAAAATGACCGATGAAGGTTGAAATGTAAAACATTATAACTCCAATGATAGTCAAAACAAAAGCAAACTTGCTTAAACCAGCCCCCACATTTACATAGCGATTAAGCAAATAATGAACTCCGACCATTCCGGCAACAGCCCAAATAGCAATCATAGTCATTCCATGAGTTGTCATTAATCCATAAAACTTGCCATCATCCATACTGATAACATTTCCCTGATTAAAGCGCATGGTAATACCCAGAATAATAGCGGTAAAGAATAAAAGCAGGATTGTGATAATCCAAGTAGATGTGATTCTTTTCAATGATATATTCATAAGTCTGTTATTTTAATTATTTTACGATAAATTCTCCTCTCATTATCTGATGCCCTACTCCACAAAACTCAGTACATAATACACTATAGGTACCAGGTTCATTGAACACCCAACGCAAACGATTCACATATCCCGGCATCGCTTGTGATTGAGTGATTAACTTTGCTTTATCATTATAGATAGCAAAACCGTGCGTAACATCAATACTGGTTACTCTGAATTCCACCATTTTACCTGCCGGAATCTCAACTGAATAGTTGTCATTCTCATCACTTATACCAAAAGCAAACTTGCCGGATGACACATTGACCACCATTGCGGGAGAATCATTTTTGTATAAAAAATAAGGTGATCTGGGGATTGTGATTGACATCAAAATCAGCAGTACACCACCCCAAAGTAATAAGAAGTAAAACCTCATTCTTAAGGGATTCTTAATTCCTTCGCCTTCCTCATCACCTTTCATTGTGCTCCGATATATCATATAAGAAATCAATGAAATAGCCACGGCACAGATAAGAAATAACGCTAAAACGAACTCTTGTCCTTTCATATTTGTAATTGTTAAGTTTATTGTTTGTTAAATAGTAATAATAATAACACCTTGTTTTTTAATATGCACGGCAAACGTAACAATAAAGGACAAGGTTGTCCTTTATTAAAATATTCGAATTACGCACAAATTATTAACATCAAGATTAAAGTTAATTAATTAAAATTCAATCGATCACAGATTCACCCTTTGAGAAATGCCTTTCCAACGTTCAAATCCCTATATAAATCACCAATCGTTTTTAACTTACAAAAACGCTTAAACGACTCTCTCACAGGCTTAAAATCTTTATGAATAGGGCAAGGATGCTGATCACTGCATGTACTAAGACCCAAACCACATCTCTCAAAATAATCATCCCCTTCTACTGCTTTAACAATAAGGATTAGAGGTGCACTTTCTTGAGCTTTGGTTATAAAAAATCCACCGTTAGGACCTTTGATACTGCTAATGATAGCAAGCTTAGTTAACTTTTGTAAAACCTTTCCAATGGTGTGCTCGCTTTCATTGATTTGAGCTGCAATCTCTTTAATCCCGGACTTTTTTTTATCCGGAAATTTGGAAGCGATATAAGTTACCGCTTTTATAGCGGTTTGGCAAGTGATACTCAACATAGGTTACATTCCCAAATATTGCTTCCCTTGTTCCGATACAGCGTCATAACTCCAAGGCGGATCAAAAGTTAACTTAACTTCTATTTGATAGCCCGGAAAAGACGCTTCCAACGAAGAAGTTGTATCGCCCACAATAGCATCGCCCATGGGGCAGAACTCGGTTGTCAGAGTCATTGTACACAAGACTTTTTTCTTTTCTTCGTCAAAATAAAGGTCATAGACAAGCCCAAGATCTACAATATTTAATCCTATTTCAGGATCTATCACATATTGAAGACCTGCCAAAGCGATAGTACTCTTTATTTCGTTGTTATTAGATACATTCATAATTGAATTGGTTTGTGATTGATTACTTTAAAAACATTGATATTATACAATATTGCTGTTATCAGCAACAAAAATGACCCAAATTTGATTAAAATCAATAGCCCTGACAAGATTCCGGATGCAAATACGAACAAGCCTGTCAGATAGCACACCCCCATCACATTAAACACCTTGTCATTAAACAAGTCTTTGGGGTTTGGCGTTTTGCCTAATGCAGAACGTTTGCGGTATGCTTTATTCCACGCAATGAATGGCAATGTTTTGAATGTCATCCCCAAAATAATGGCTGTCATCCAACCAAAGAATATCATAAAGCCGTATGTCATCACAACATTCAGGGGTATTTCAGAAGAAGTGGCGGAACTCAGCAACACAATGACCAAAAGGACGATTGGAATCAAAAACATGATTGCCGCTAATATTGCCAACTGTGTCTGATAATCCACTCTTTTTCTCAACCGTCCTTTGTATGCTTTGATACAAAAATAAATGAACATAGAACACCCCATTAACACCAATATAAATGGCAGAAATAACAGCCATTTTTGTTCATAAAAGAAAAGGAATAAAACTGTGTAAAGCAATATTCCCAAATTCACCAAAAAATTGATAATTCTCAAGAGTTTTTTGTTGGTGTATTTAGAAATCATAAACATAGGTATCAAACGAGAGCCCACGCCCATTACCAATAACAAGAACCAACCCACGATACCCAGGTGGGCATGCAAAGGGAGATAGTGTGTTGCGTCAAAGGGTAAAAAATCAAGACTGAAATCAAAAACCAATGTTACACCTAATCCTACGGTAATCAACAACCATACAATTGAAGAAAAGATAAAAAGTGTATGAACATTTTTTTTCTTGGAATTAAGAATACTCTTAAGAACATTTACAAAATATGCCATTAAGCCCAAAAGTATTAAGCTTCCTCCCACTTCTGCCGTCAAACCGAATTCATGCATATAGAAACTATATACAAGAATCGGAATGCCTATACCGGCAAAAACAAAAGAGGTATTTGCGAGTTTATTACTATAAAGTTCTCCTTCTATAAGCACCGGCACCAACTGATGACTAGCACCCAGAATAATCATGGTTCCCCAACCTAATGCCATAGAATGGGTAATAGCTAATATATTAAACTGAAAATAGTGTCCGAAAAAGTAATTTCCCGACAACAACAGCAATACAGTAGCAATTAAAAACCACACGGCTGCATAAGCATAAAAAGGAATAACAACCTTATAGGAAGTAGTTTTTACAAGATTTGTATCAAAAGGAGAAGCGAACATCCTTACTTCTTAAATATTAAAATTCGCACATCACCATCGGTAATTTCATTAATTCTATAGTCCAACCCTCTATCTTGCAACTCAGGAAGCAGAAACACCGGAATTCGTTTGTGATACACATAAACCGCTCTGTCAGATTGGAGTTTGTCGCATGCTTCGAGCACCATCATCATAGGTAAAGGGGGTTCCATTTTTTCGACTCTGACTTCATCCAATTTGCCTTCGAACTTAGCTAACATTTCCTGCCAACCTGCTGCATCATTTTTGATTTCGGCTTTAATTTCACCAGCACCGGAAGTGTTGTAAAGATAGGTGTGTACAAGATTTGAATTAACAATTTCAGTATAAGCAACGAATCCTCTTTTTTCAAGAATCATAATTACCGGTGTAGGTTCAAATGTATTGATGATTTTGAGTGCTTGTTGGGCATTCAGCTTGTTTACATTCATCATAATAGTATTAAGCGGGTCGCCACCGGAGTCAAGGATAGGTCTAACATCTAATTCCACTACATTTTCAGGTTTCAGATTCTTAACAAATTCCGGCATTGGGCTGGTACTGCCTTCGTGCTCTTCTTTATAGTTGCTGTCAATCTCAAAACCCAATGGTTTCAATTTTGCAAAAAAATCATCTACTTTCACTCCCCCTACTTTGCTTGCCATACTGATGGAAGTCCTTGCAGCCATGAGCTTTCTCAAAAGCGGGTTTCGGAGTTTTGTAAATTTGGGTGAAATACTAATAATAGCTTCCAAAGCATCGGGATGAGCTTTGAGGATTTGCGAAATCTTAGTGCCTGAATTTATTAACATGATGAATGATGGTTAGCACCTTCTAATTCTATTGCCTTAGGGAACAAGATATTGTTTTCCAAATGTGCGTGAACAAACATATCTGCTTCCAAATCCTGCAAGAGTTTATAAACAAGTTCGTAGCTCGCACACGAATCATTAGGCAAGGTGTAGTTATTAGTCAACTTGCGCAAATTTAGCATATAATCTTTGTATGTATCATGTTCCA
This region of Bacteroidota bacterium genomic DNA includes:
- the narH gene encoding nitrate reductase subunit beta, translated to MDIRSQVSMVFHLDKCIGCHTCSIACKNIWTDRKGAEYMWWNNVETKPGTGYPTKWEDQDIYKGGWEKNGDTVSLKGAGKFKGLKNIFHNPHLPVLDDYYEPWTYKYQDLFTAPEGDDQPTARPVSLVTGEHIDVKAGPNWDDDMGGSPDYARQDVNLDKLTPAEQEAMFQLERMTFHYLPRICNHCLNPACVAACPSGAIYKRGEDGVVLINQERCRAWRMCVTACPYKKSYYNWNTGKSEKCVLCYPRLESGQAPACFHSCVGRIRYLGVMLYDADKIENVAASADDKLVDNHLDIYLDPFDPEVIKQAKLNGIADSTIDAAQKSPVYKFVKVWKLALPLHPEFRTLPNLFYVPALLPTMATVQDGKYDSTSKSLWNGVEKNRLPMKYLASLFSAGNTDKIVEVMKRLMAVRLHRRGVTTGDLAKEEISVAMNEAQVDADMADAIFRLTALATFDERFVIPPAHREESIEMLENTADVKGNTGFGFKEKPVRGL
- a CDS encoding nitrate reductase subunit alpha; the encoded protein is MSWIEDIISPQTRKWEEFYRNRWQYDKVVRSTHGVNCTGGCSWNIHVKDGIVVWETQALDYPLLENSLPPYEPRGCQRGISYSWYLYSPIRVKYPLMRGALMDLFNEEKKNANGDPVKAWANLQNSPEKRKRYQRARGKGGFRRAKWDEVLELIAAANIYTIKKYGPDRIIGFSPIPAMSMLSYASGARYLQLMGGVNLSFYDWYCDLPPAFPEVWGEQTDVCESADWYNSKFCVSMGANLGMTRTPDIHFFSESKHNGTKTVVMSPDFSMVAKHADQWIPCHAGSDGAFWMGVTHVILKEYHADRQVPYFIDYAKRYTDCPFLVELDKSGDCYKPGRMLRANRVKKYKDVENGDWQFLNIDEKSGNLVCPKGSMGSRWAEEKKGNWNLKYEDFLDNKPYEPMLTLLNKNDEVYNVEFLEFGLDKTAVRGVPVKLIETIDGTKVPVTTVYDLTMGQYGVGRGLQGEYPTDYNDDKQAYTPAWQEIFTGVGRDTVIKFAHEWADTAEITNGKCMVIVGAAINHWFHGNLMYRAAIMAQMLTGCNGVNGGGMNHYVGQEKLAPVDSWGTIMSAKDWIPANRLQQAPIWHYINSDQWRYDNNQVEYNKVPKDSKYGKMHSADWTVMSVRNGWMPFFPQYNKNNQDVINDAIAAGAKDEDGIRRHIVDKLKSKELMHSVADPDDEINFPRNWFIWRGNALMSSAKGHEYMLDHYLGTHNNKIADEVAQPHVHELIWREAPKGKMDLIVDINFRMDTSALYSDIVLATASWYEKADINSTDLHSFIHPLSAAVAPVWESKSDWQIFQALAKKVSELACTHLPEPVKDVVNAPLSHDSADEITQPRMLDWAKGECEPEPGKSMHKLVFIDRDYTQIYNKYISLGPNMHSKPLGAHGVSYMAEDVYNEMILDKRHVQKVNGVEYPSIKEDVEAVNAVLTLSTLTNGKLTVRAYENMEKKTGLDLVDLGEGSKDVKIDYKDLQAQPRRYNNSPLWSGLMNNGRAYCAYTYNVDRLVPWRTLSGRQHFYLDHDGYLEFGENLATYKPSPTPQVYGDLRKTVNDGKAKMLNVLTPHGKWHIHSTYGDTLRMLTLSRGIEPCWISEADAAELGIKDNDWVEVYNDHGVYCTRACVSARIPKGVCIVYHSPERTYSVPKSQERGGRRAGGHNSFTRVHLKPNLMTGGYGQFSFHFNYWGPVGANRDTHVLVRKMERVEF
- a CDS encoding cytochrome c, translating into MKTGLQSIQKNLFESHKILIMLVLTFLMLSISTVSFGQNGEEIFTKNCASCHKIGGGRLVGPDLLGVTALRSADWLLKWTKSSQTLIKSGDPDAKAISDEFGGLIMPDQALSDNDIKAIFTFIASKGGYTGADAQIASVASNESDNATEADIQKGKFIFEGIQRLSNHGPACISCHNINYKGVLEGGLLAKDLTDVFSRMGGDAGLKGILGAPPFPAMTESYKDHPMTDEEIGNIVAFLNKVDKDKANQVASSFNPLLYGGSGGIIGLLLIYWILWYGRKKYTVKREIFNRQIESI
- a CDS encoding SCO family protein; protein product: MHKSIFALFALVLFNLGISFAQTSEYNLSEEDRLYTKVENIQIQTTQGEELKLSNLYNREPLILALVFTRCTGVCSPLLSNLKENITRLNPKLKFKVLVVSFDTADTKVDLNNYAQLLGLNDDERWVFGTTYQINELIESVGFHSQWDSVTRQYEHDALLVGINGNGYIIKKLIGIRDVRALEVMLKSIHNEFVISYPLPHNNSVLSCFSYDPITGKKKLKFGLFLLLIPALGTIILLVVISSQKRQLRK
- a CDS encoding cbb3-type cytochrome c oxidase subunit I, whose product is MNISLKRITSTWIITILLLFFTAIILGITMRFNQGNVISMDDGKFYGLMTTHGMTMIAIWAVAGMVGVHYLLNRYVNVGAGLSKFAFVLTIIGVIMFYISTFIGHFHAGWTFLYPLPFLNIGEWESWATPLFFWSLTVLGVGWLVWSIGLLVAIFKKYSLRETFAWQHLSKQTPEVQTPPLVLISAISLVGVVLCLLTAVVILILSFAEWYSDGAFKSDPLLMKNLIYFFGHTIANESLYLGLAIVYELLPEISGRPKFKTTWYVSLGWNFTLLFVLTAYFHHLYMDFVQPLGLQMFGQFASYFASIPSAVVTIISVIVLLYGHKIKWTITNLLFFIGITGWIIGGVGALIDSTISNNIFLHNTLWVPAHFHTYNALGNVLLILGFFTWVANEFSGSHTDPMRKLKLTLLIVGGFGFVLMFYCGGAESIPRRYSVYPAEFTRAALFATAAAWFAIIYLLGMILIFVDIFKKCIKVFSPSSH
- a CDS encoding cytochrome C oxidase subunit II; this translates as MKGQEFVLALFLICAVAISLISYMIYRSTMKGDEEGEGIKNPLRMRFYFLLLWGGVLLILMSITIPRSPYFLYKNDSPAMVVNVSSGKFAFGISDENDNYSVEIPAGKMVEFRVTSIDVTHGFAIYNDKAKLITQSQAMPGYVNRLRWVFNEPGTYSVLCTEFCGVGHQIMRGEFIVK
- a CDS encoding Rrf2 family transcriptional regulator, with amino-acid sequence MLSITCQTAIKAVTYIASKFPDKKKSGIKEIAAQINESEHTIGKVLQKLTKLAIISSIKGPNGGFFITKAQESAPLILIVKAVEGDDYFERCGLGLSTCSDQHPCPIHKDFKPVRESFKRFCKLKTIGDLYRDLNVGKAFLKG
- a CDS encoding metal-sulfur cluster assembly factor; its protein translation is MNVSNNNEIKSTIALAGLQYVIDPEIGLNIVDLGLVYDLYFDEEKKKVLCTMTLTTEFCPMGDAIVGDTTSSLEASFPGYQIEVKLTFDPPWSYDAVSEQGKQYLGM
- a CDS encoding cytochrome C oxidase subunit I, translating into MFASPFDTNLVKTTSYKVVIPFYAYAAVWFLIATVLLLLSGNYFFGHYFQFNILAITHSMALGWGTMIILGASHQLVPVLIEGELYSNKLANTSFVFAGIGIPILVYSFYMHEFGLTAEVGGSLILLGLMAYFVNVLKSILNSKKKNVHTLFIFSSIVWLLITVGLGVTLVFDFSLDFLPFDATHYLPLHAHLGIVGWFLLLVMGVGSRLIPMFMISKYTNKKLLRIINFLVNLGILLYTVLFLFFYEQKWLLFLPFILVLMGCSMFIYFCIKAYKGRLRKRVDYQTQLAILAAIMFLIPIVLLVIVLLSSATSSEIPLNVVMTYGFMIFFGWMTAIILGMTFKTLPFIAWNKAYRKRSALGKTPNPKDLFNDKVFNVMGVCYLTGLFVFASGILSGLLILIKFGSFLLLITAILYNINVFKVINHKPIQL